ATAGTTCATTAAGAAACACTATTATTAGCATTAATAGTATCTTGAAATGATTCATCTTCTATtagtaaaaaatattgtatgcTCTATAAACATGAAAcctaaaatgtaatatttttgtaaagcCCAATCAAGCACATGACCATCAATTTGAAATTCTCAATGCTCGAAATAGAAAGCAAACAGAAAGTTTCACTCAACACACTAAACCGGGAACTCCAAATCACAAAGCAGAAAGAAGCAGCACGCGAAAGACGATCACACACACGAAACATAAAAAACAATTTCGAGAAAATTCAATTGGAAtcccagaagaagaaaaaaatacagaaaagtcGACGATAGCGGTGGAGAATCATACATGCAAAATCGTTAAAAAGAAGCATGAgtgaaaataaactagtatCTAACCTGATCAAACAACAGGAGAGGGAAGTCCAGTGGAAGAAGAAAGTATTTGGCGCGGGAAAAAAGATGAAAGGAGTCTGAGAGTCGAAGCAAAGACATGAATTTGGTGTGACACAGATGCTGACTTTTCATCATTTCTTGTGCTCCTCAAagttgattttaataaaattttgggcCGAATGAGTTACCTAAAGTTTAATCAGCCGAATAACCTATTATGcttattatgatgttttactacAGGTAGAGCCCAAATTAATATTCATTACATTTTTTAATGCATCCAATACAATAAAAGATACAGTAAAACTTTAGTATATCAATAATATTgggatttcaaattttattttagtttatataagtaAATTCTTATTGTTCTATAATTTTTGGAAGAGATAATTGCAATTAAGGTTATATACTAAATACGTGTATGAATATTGTGTACACTATAAAAAATGATATGAAGCCATATGTATTGATTTTAGTTATCGGAGTACAGTGACTGATGGACATAGGTGATGATTGATAACTGTTGtcactttatattttttgctgtagaatttaatcgataaatttatttgttgtaACTTTTATTGTCGTATCTTTCTAAAGCACTAAATTTCTTTTATGGAAATAAAAATTTCTACagccatttttattttttttagaaatgttttttatgtagattttttaaacaaagaaaaacttgattagttaacatatatgattttaaactaaattttggttttttgaaATCATCTACATACACAACCAATCACCTccataaatttatgttttaaaaaaaaaacaacaacaaaattcaTACTAATAACATCATTTTCGGAGAATTTGCACTctaaatcccttatatactaaagcgcaagtcgcACGTCCAATCCTAACATGACAAgtggaaaatgtatttttttataaaaaaaaatgctaaataaaaaaaagcaaaacacgttatttttttgcaaaatttggcagtttgaaaataaaacaaataaccaACTTTAAATGACCCAATCatgtgaaacaattttttttaaaaaaaaactatgtgtGCGATAATTATAGAATTTAGTTCTGAAAATTTCTTGCATCTCCTATTTTTCTGGAGTCTAAATATAAACCAACAATTTCCTTATTTTCctcataaatgtttgtttacgTTGATATATATAATTCTCCTATTTTCTTCATCTCCTATAAATGCATCTATTCTACTCACAATTATTTCTAAAACCAGCTAATACTTTGATATTTTAAATCTCTTATATTCATTTGTCTTCAGCAACAACTACCTATATTCAAAAGTGAGAATTTTCAGATTGTTAGCGATAAAGTGACACGATTACATTCAGTTTATACATGTGTGTCTATTTTGTAGGTAATATGAGGTTCACGTGTCTATGAAAGCTTACATTTACCCATGTGTACTATAATCATTATTACCATTTCTAAGgcttattaatataaaaagcTAGATATCTTATTTTCTGTGtttttgtcatatttaatttaaaagttttatttcatatttgctACAGATGGAGAGAaccaatatgaaaaaaaatgacaaagaagttacACATGGAGGTCATGATTTTGGTAATCTTTCAGCAAAGAAGGCAAATGAAACTACACAATTTCAAGATTGGATTGAAGTTAATAGTAAGAACAGAGAGAATGCAAATAGTAAACATTAAAATTACTCAAGTACAAAAGAACTTTTTTATCTGAGTCTTCTTTTAAACAAGATCAAAGGTTCTACCAGTTACGAAGATATACGAACTGTTAATGGGATTTTGTATACTACATTTGAAGATGCTTATAATGCTCTTCTTATTTGAACTATATTTTTTCATGATAAATTTTActtagttttcatttatttatagcAAACAAAgtgaaaatctataaaaaaaatatctgactTCAACAATATAAACTTTTCAACTAACGAAAATATACAGAGTAATACTAaatacatgctggtttgataTGGTTGGAAATTAAAAACTATGAGTGTTTTGGTTTTTGCAAAGAATAGTATACACAAAATAGTTTCTACGGATCAAATACAAATGTAATTgtattaaaactaatataataaaggTTAGATAAAATACCAactcaataaaattaaattaacaattaCAATAGATAAATATAGAATAACTACCAACTACTTATCCCACAAACCTTTAAGCCTAATTATTCTCAACTGAACACACGATAGCTTCCCCTGTTCCCGTTCTCTTTATCACCACCGCTTCACCTTCTTTTTTTCCACCATCGTttcatctcttttcttttttcctcaCCATCGTAGCCAAAACGCTCTCCACAGGTTTTTGCTTTCCATCAATATTCTTAGAACAATTATTTTCTTCTTATCTAATACATCATCCACTCTCTATTTCTGCAGAGCGTAGGTTGAAGATGCCACTGGAGTATACTCCTCTTTCCCAGCTCAATGCATCTCAAAAAGAATGGAAAATCCGAGTGTTGGTCTCATGGGTATGGAACTACTACTCCAAAAATAAACCTGAAGTTGTTCTCGGGATGGAAGCTATCCTTGTGGATGAAAAAGTGTATACACTttgatatctaaaaatattttgtagaaACCGTTTGAGTAATGTCTAATCTTTAATCTTTAATCTTTCACACTTGACAGGGAGAAAGGATTCAAGCTTCTGTGAAACAGAAGttgattaaaaaatttggaAGGGACCTTAAAGAAGGAGAGTATCTAGATGTCATGAATTTTTGAAGTGTTGGGTAACAATGGTGATTACAGAGGAACCACACACCCTTACAAGATAAGTTTTATATGGACTACATATATGAAGACCTCTGAGCAGATCCCAAATCTATCTCGCTTCAACTTAAGCCCTTTTCCAGATATTTTATCTCAGTCCAATGTTGATGATGTCTTCATAGGTATGTTATTTCTCTTaacttttacatattttaatccgTACTGAAGTTAGTACATAATTTCCCCATTCAGTATTTACCTAATCTTTGctcaattttctatttttatgtagACATACTGGGTGAAATTGTTGGCATGGGTGAAATCACTGAGAGGAAGTATGCAGGACATTCAACAAAACTTTTGGATATTCAACTACGAGATTTGAGGTTAGTTATAAGCAAAGATTATAGTTATGTTAGTGTTTTAGTTATCTAAAGTTTGTCTTACATTACCGTTATGAAATTTTGATTGTATATTAATTCAATGTTTTTAATTGTAGTGAAACAATCATTGAATGCACTTTATGGGAAAACCATGCTGAGGATGTGCACTCTTATATGAAGAACAACAAAACTCGTCCAGTTATATTGATTGGAAGTCTTATGAGGACCAAAAAATTCAACGGTAACCATTTTATCATATAAGtactgtattttttaaaaatatttaataacagtataaaataaattattttatatataggtAAAATATCAGTTCAAAACTCACGCTTTTCTACAAAGCTTTTTCTGAATGAAGAAGATATAGATGAGATAAGTGAATTTAAGAAAGGGTAagttcatttttaaatttacatatttatctttccttttacattattttttactaaGACTTTTAAATCAATTTCAGAATGGTGAACACTGATAATTTGGCTCCATGTACGGTTACTCAAATGGTAAAACCCACTTCAAATAAAGTGGTAACCGTTGATGATTTCccattaatttaatattaaattatgtcatttatatacttattttttgtcaacaaacaGATTACATTTAATACTGTAATTATCTAAACAGATTAACTTTTCTATGTTTAAAAAAGTtagaagaaaactagaaaaaacaGAGTATGGTTAATTTGTATTAGGACAAATGTGAAGCTGTATGGGAAACAAATGTATATACTTATTTATAGTTTGTTGATTTTACTCTTTTTAACATCACTAATTTTACTAATCTATCAAtgaaatttctacgagaaacatattttaatatgaaaacGGGTGCAAGTATaaaattcagatatttaatcacGTTTTTACATGTGTTATCtaggtttagaaaatatgactaaaataaaaatttatttttttatgcttTGGATCGTTATAACTTATGATCAGATAATTTGGAAAATAATGAAAGTAACCCGTGCGTTACCACAGGggctaatattattttattaatgaaaataaatcGTAAGATTAATAAATcgattactattatttatatatgcttTTCAAGTTACCTCTTTATGACACTTAGACATCTCCTTCTATTTTCTTCATCTTCAAGCCTGGACTCAGCAAGATCCCTCTGTTTTCTCAACTTTGCCATCTGCTTTTCCATTTGCATGAACATTAAACCTTCATTAATTAGTATTAAGTCACTTAAAATATACACCCATGTGCACGTATCGCCCCCTCACATCCCATGTGCAGCCATTATCATTATTAACACAAGGTGAAAAGCCTCCAAATTCCGGTTGAGATTAAAGATATGAacatatctttttaaaaaacaaatttagatATTACTGCCAGATATTACTGCCAAAAAGGTTTCAACAGATTTACTTCaatattatccataattataatatatttaaagattactaatttatttaaatttacatttataataaaattattcaaaataaaaaaaaaaaaattttgcccGTGCATAGCACGGAAAGGAACACTAGTACACCAATAACTAGGGAAGACGagagacacaaaaaaaaaaaaaaaaaaaaatctaattaaaagaGTGTTTCCGTTTTCATCGCAACGTATAGGGAAGAGAGGAGAGACGCGAGGAAACAGAAAGGgaaaacacaacaaaaaaaataattccatTATCGATCCTTTCAGCTTTGTTCTCAAAGGGTAAAAATTCTAGTTCGTCCTTCGATTTTTCTATGGTATCGATTTGCGCCTTTGATTCGCACAACCCCCACTCTCGATTGTTTGACCGTATATGTATGCACAGGTTGATCGGAAGCGCTAGGCTTTGTGAGGAAGACAAATGGCGAATCGAATAGACCATGAGTACGATTACTTGTTCAAGATCGTCCTCATCGGCGACTCCGGTGTCGGCAAATCCAACATCCTCTCCAGATTCACCCGAAACGAGTTCTGCCTCGAATCCAAATCCACCATCGGCGTTGAATTCGCCACCAGGACTCTACAGGTGATCATCATTTGCCTTAGATCCTTCGCCTCGAGATCTGTCTTGCTCATGCCTTCTGTATCTGTTTCTAGGTTGAAGGCAAAACAGTGAAGGCTCAGATTTGGGACACGGCAGGGCAAGAGCGTTACCGAGCCATCACGAGCGCTTACTACAGAGGAGCCGTCGGTGCTCTCCTCGTCTACGACATCACCAAGAGACAAACCTTCGAGAACGTCCTGAGGTGGCTACGCGAGCTTAGGGACCATGCCGATTCCAACATTGTGATCATGATGGCTGGGAACAAATCAGATCTAAACCACCTGAGATCCGTTGCCGACGAAGATGGTCGGTCTCTAGCTGAGAATGAAGGTTTGTCGTTTCTCGAGACGTCTGCTTTGGAGGCGAGTAACATCGAGAAAGCGTTTCAGACGATTTTATCTGAGATTTATCATATCATAAGCAAGAAGGCGTTGGCGGCGCAAGAAGCTGCGGGTAATCTTCAGGTTCCGGGGCAAGGTACTGCCATTAACATAACGGATTCGTCTGTGGCTAAGAGTAAAGGATGCTGTTCTACCTAGTAATGACTAATCAAATTAGTCACACGTTTCATTTCATGAAACTctctcttttgatctttttaacatttttttttttggttattggcTTAATTTCAGCAAGTATAGCGTATAGCTTTTTGCTTCCaagtctattttattttttggatttatgtTACAGATTGAAGCTTGTTTAGCTGTATTGAAACTGTGATCATTCCACAGTATTTCCCAGAAAGGAAgatctttgtttctttattgTTATCTAAAAACCTCTAAAATGAGGAGAAAATCTCTGAACATGTACAGACAAGAAaaggaataaaataaaaatatgggGACCACTAAAAAAAAATGAGGGAGAGGGCGATGCGCACGAGGGGATCCGTGTGAATTTACGAGTTACGggtcaaaaaagtaaaaacaaaaagttaggtggaataaaaagaaatatcagaCTCGCTccagattgttttgttttttttttgcgttcCGTGACAGTCTGTTGTTTGTTTCACTCGTGGACTCTCTCCCACCTCTTTCTTGCTCTACATCTtccccatctctctctctctctctagatccATCAATGGCTTCCCTCGTCGAATCCGGTTGGCAGGTACTACTCACCACCATTCTCCTCTGAAGAATCGACCAGCTCATGTGATGTCCTCTTGTTTACTCCGTCTTCACTTGACCACCACATTGTGATACATGCTCGTTTTATTTAACTTTATCTTATTCTTGATCTGGGGCTATTTGATTGTTCTGATCCATCAGATTAGACGTTCTTTCGTGTCGATTGCAGTAGTGTGCTAGATCTGAATTCGCCAAATCACGTGTATGATCGTTTTTTCTAGTTTCCGTTTGTTGACCGCTCACTGGTATTCTAGATACTGTGTATGTCACTGGTGTCTATGTACCTAACAGTGGATCAATCAATAAACCACGTGCTAATTGAGCAATAGTCGTTCCTCTATACATTTGCTTTTACTTTAatgatatatatgtgtatgttgCTCTTATATAGATGATGGTGAgagaatgaaaatgatgataccAGTACTTTCTGTTTCTGTTATTACCATCACAATTCTTTTTGCGCGAATCATGATCTCTCGCtgatcgtttttttttgttgcagtaCCTTGTGACACATTTTAGCGACTTTCAACTGGCGTGCATTGGGAGTTTCCTCCTCCATGAAAGCGTCTTCTTCTTATCTGGACTCCCTTTCATTTATCTTGAAAGGCAAGGCTTTCTCACCAAGTACAAGATTCAGgttaactctctctctctctctcttctttattCTCATTTCCTCTAAGTGGTCTCCTATGTATGAAAATATTCCTTTGCGTGATTGTTTCAATAAGATCTAGGTTGATCATCCAAGGAGAGTCAGTTTTCTcagcttctcttttttttttatgatacaaCAAATGCCCCCCTTGTTTTGGTAATTGGTCATATGCAGGCAAAAAACAACACACCTGCAGCCCAAGAAAAATGTATAACTCGCTTGTTACTTTATCATTTCTGCGTAAACTTGCCCCTTATGATGGCCTCCTATCCTGTCTTCAGAGCCATGGGAATGCGAAGCAGTCTTCCTCTCCCGTCCTGGTATTACCAGGTTCTTTAGTGCTTAAAGCTTTTGTTCCTTTGGGTTCTCATGTTATAAACTCTTCCAATTGacaattcaaaaacaaaaaagaaaaaaaaaggaaaagtgtCAGTGTTGAGCATCATGAAAGAACCTGAGCGTATGTTTGATCATTTTTTATAAGACCCTGTTTGTTGATGGTCTTGCAGGAAAGAAGTGTCTGCCCAGATATTATTCTACTTCATCATTGAGGATTTTGTTTTCTACTGGGGTCATCGGATCTTACATACAAAATGGCTGTACAAGACCGTCCACAGTGTTCATCATGAGTAAGTTTTAGTTGTTCATCTTGAAACATGATTAGTATACTTTGATAAATTCTGAAAGAGCAACCATTTTATGATACTCTAGATACGCCACACCATTTGGTTTGACGTCAGAGTATGCTCATCCAGCTGAGATTCTGTTCCTGGGATTTGCTACCATAGTCGGGCCAGCTCTCACCGGCCCCCACCTAATTACTCTCTGGCTATGGATGGTGCTGAGAGTTCTTGAGACTGTTGAGGCACATTGTGGCTATCATTTCCCATGGAGCCTCTCAAATTTTCTTCCTCTGTATGGAGGGTAagatcacacacacacacctagCCAGCTCTCTTGAATCTAAAATCTATAGTAGATTGTAATTAACGTAAAATTCGATAATTTGGTTACAGTGCTGACTTCCATGACTACCATCACCGCCTCCTCTACACAAAGTCTGGAAACTACTCTTCAACTTTTGTGTATATGGACTGGTAAACCCCTGAGCTCTTACTTCTCtttgcttaaaaaaaaaaaggaaagagattTTAACAATTCGTGTTGGTGTTTTATCAGGATTTTTGGTACCGATAAGGGCTACAGAAGATTGAAGTCTCTTAAAGGAAACAGTGAATTGAAACAAACGTGACATCATTAAGCTTGGATAACATTTGTCGATCGAACTGCGGATTTGCGAGTTTCTGTTTGCATCCCAAGGTCTTATTCCGCAGCCTCGATTTCTCCTTCCATTTTACTTCCATGCTGCTTGCTTCAGCTGTTCTGCGTCTTAGTTTATTATATGTGTTGTCTAGAATTGCTACAAATGTGGCATCCTTTGAAAATACATTTGGTACCTTAGCAGGCGTTTGTGTTGGGCTTTTTAAGCATTTGATATGAGTCATCTATTTGATTTGTTGATTAATATCGCCGCCTCTTTCGTTTTCCTGGACTGACTATTAAATGCTTATATTGATTTTAGATCTGAACAGTGATCATGTATAGATCAAACACTTTTAGATAGAATCATGGAACAATCAATTATCAACCAACACCGACACGTATAATATGTGCATATGATATATGTGCATTGGTCCTTGGTGGGTCACGTCTTTTCTTGTGGTGTAGGGTTTCTAAGTTTTACCATTGTGACACGTCCACACTCTCTACCCAATTATTCTTCTTTCTCTATTCCTTTACGTGAGATTTTGAATATCATCTACACAAAAAGCCCCACCAGATTGCAAAGACCAAAACTAAAGTCTCtatcaaaataagaaaattcCCGTTGCTGTCTGAAAGCATACCACGCGTTCCCGAATGAATGGTTTGGTCTAAAAAGCAAGCAAAAACAAATATGTACATgcttttcatttattgaattcTGAACTCATTCCATCCAGACGGTGACACATAACCCGTCTTCCTTTTTTGTTTGTCCATTACACACAACGCAAAAGGCAAAAACAATggtccagaaaaaaaaaaaaaaaaccccaacCATACCCCGGTTTAACCGGTTTCGATAAAccgagatatttttttttcaactaatgtttttttcctttaggGTTGGGAGATCATCTGCTGAGATGACTTCGTCCCAGTGAAACCTCcacacacaagaaaaaaaaacaaaagaatcatatttaaagaaaaaaagacggTGGAGTGATGAGATTAGTGTCAAGCAACGtgtctcttttttcttcttctgagaTCAATGACGACGACGCTTACGTTGTCACTGCTATGCTTAGCCAACGCCAGCTTCGTCAACAACACTGACGCCTCCGTACATGCTCTGTCCGAGATCTCTCCTTTCTTCCCGCTCTTCTTTGACCCCACCACcaccttctcctcctcctctttccCTTCACCACATTCCTTGGTTTCTCGCCGCCTTCCACCTCCACGGCCACCTCTTTTGCTTAGATACATGTGCACCATCGCACACGCCGCCTCGTTCGTCACTACGTCCCATAATCCGTCACTAGCTAGAATCAGAAACTCATCTTCCTCCGTCCGATCAGTCACGGTAACTTCCGGCTCCGAACTCACGTAAGGTTTCAAGTAGTTGTCTCCGATGGCTCGTGACATGGCTAAAACGCCCAAGACTCTAGGACCATCCCAATATATTACTCGACCTCCTGCTTCCTCGATTCGATAAAGCTCGTCTGGACGATCCGGCTGTTTATTCCgaacattaaaaaattaaaaccacaaaataaaacaaattatttaaggAAGGCTTTCTCTCTCTCGGGAGAGAGGCTGACCTTGTGATCTGTGGATAGAGGAACTGGCTTTCCATTCCGACAGAGAACTGCTCTAGAATCGCCGCAATTCGCTACGATGATCTTCTCGGGGGTAATGACGGAGACAACAGCGGTGGATCCGACGGCGTCGCAGTCTGGCGTCTGAAGCTCGCACCTGCAGTTAGCGCTCATCACGGTTTCGCCCCAACGTACAACCTCATTGTCCATGCGCGTGAAGCTACgctccatcatcttcttccacTCTTCTTTCCTATCGGAGAGAGCTTCCTCCTGCACTATCTCGTGAAGCCTCTCTTTACATCTCGTCGCGACCTAAAAAACGACGTCGTATAAGATGAAATTTGAATTCAAAatgaaacattttaaaaaaggtGTTAAAACGGCGTCGTACATGAGAGCAGCCGTGTCCGTCGTAAACGCCAAAATAATGCCACTTTGCTCGAGAAAACTCCGTTTGCTTCCGAACAAACGATGGATGAATCGCAACCGCATCCTCCATATCTCTTCTCCTACCGCACACCGATGCGGCGCCGTATCTAGGCCTCGGATCCGTCTCTCTCGCAGTTTTCTTAGACGGGATAACCGATGAATCTTCACCGGCGTCAACGTCATCTCTAGTGATCTCCACATCAAGTAATACACTCTCCTCCGCTTCTGAGTCAGGTGAGCTGCGAGAAGGTGATGATGCACAGTTCATAATATCGTTCTCCTCCTGTTTATTACGCTTATAAACACCTTCCGAATCTTCCACCGCCGTCTGTTGCATCTCTGACGGAGATATCCTGCATCGGTGGACTCCGATCCTCCTCCTCCGGTTAGACCATGACGGTTCGTCGTCGTAACAAATATCCGCCATCAcaaatagatttaaaaaaaaaactctcaggATCGTCTTCGCACTAGATTGTTGATCGTCGATATTAATTTCcgagaaaaatggaaaatctcTCTccgatatttttctttttattacagAAGTCGAATGGCTGTGTTGTGTAAATTGTGTTAGATAGCATGCAATTGATTGAATAAATATCATCGTTACACGTTACAAGGTAGGGGGTCATTTATACCCCACGCGCCTACCGCTTCATAagcattttaaaaattcattttttcaaattcacTTTTTAACTTTGATTTTTCTCCCCATCTgtcttaaaaaaatctttactcTAGCGACGTGACGTATCGGTCTTGTGCCTAAATAGATTAATCTTCACCGTTGATCTGATCACTACGCTGCTTAAAATACACCACGTAAGCATCACTATCAGGTATGAGATAAACGTGGGCCAATGAGAATTGAACAGAGCGAAAGAAGGAAGTTCCTTTCGCGCCACGATTGTGGTCCACTCTTTCTCTCTGgaagacctttttttttttcttctgcttgTCCGAATTGTCTCTCTGTCTCCCTAAAGATGAAAGATCTGATCAATAAAATACTACTTTGATTTAAAAGAGTTCCATTACGTTAAATCTCGTTGTAGTTAACCTTGATTTGAGCTAAATTAGGTCATCTTTTTCAAGCCTAACTAATTAAAATGCATCCGGAATTGTTAGTTTTGTGACCTTTCAGTTAAATAATCTATATACTGAGAACTAATTAAAATTAGGTTAAATGAGAcacagtgacaaaaaaaaaagttaaatgagACACGTTAGCTCTCATCTGAGAGGTATACTATATGTTTtacgaaaataatgatattaatATCAACCTAagtgaatattttattaaagaaaatttttACTCCATCAAACTATGCTCTAAATAAAAGACAAGGGTCACACATTCTTGGATATCAAAATGCATCGAAGGCTCGCTGAAATAATTAATGATACACATCTTCAAACTCTAATCCCAGTAACTAGCATTATCACAAATGAACAAGTTTACGCAACTATCGTTGTAGGCTGGTTTTGCGAGCTTTTCAGACAGTACTATCGCTGTCGTCTAGAGAACGAGCTCTCATATTGCACTGTCCACTTCGAACGTAGCTGATAACAAACCCGAAAACCACACTGTGCGACGTCGTAACCGTTTAGTCATAACAAATGCTTTTGCATGCATACCAGTCGTATTAAATGCTCTTTGACTATGGTCTGATAggtaatataaaatttctaaatagcAAAAACATATGCGTATGTATGTTACTGGGATAAAATTTCACGAcacatagataaaaaaatatcatgctATTTGTTTTAACACATTCGCGAAACTCTTTACATATTGAGACAAATTTTGTAATCTCATAGCAAATCACTTGCATAAGAAAATAAGATCGTTTACCTAATTAATATGATGAGTGGGgttaattaataaattgattTGCTGCAAATTTCAGATTTGAATTCGGTTGGTATACTATAAAAGTCAGTTAGAATTAGACAAGCAAAGATTCTCGGCACTGCAGAAAATCTTGTGTTCAgcatttttgtaataattatacTATATCATACTGGATGTAACTTCAAATCTGTCTCCATTAAGTGGATTTGATTATACGCACGAGACCAAATTAGATTTCACGCTGTAAAGTTGTAACTACTGATAGGTATAAAGTAGCTTACTATCGGAGAAGGAAGGGAAAGGAGATAGCAGAGGAGGATGACGTGGAGAAGGGTTTAAGTGAAGGAGGAAGCGGAACTTCTAGTTGAAAGAGAGGGTTTGCGGTTAGCTCAGGAGGGAGAGAAGCGAGCTATATAAAgaagatagagtttgtttagagAGTTATGCTTGATGTTGTTTGTAATTGACGCTATGAGTCTTTACACCTCAGTCGCCATGA
Above is a window of Brassica napus cultivar Da-Ae chromosome A10, Da-Ae, whole genome shotgun sequence DNA encoding:
- the LOC106391118 gene encoding ras-related protein RABA2b, which codes for MANRIDHEYDYLFKIVLIGDSGVGKSNILSRFTRNEFCLESKSTIGVEFATRTLQVEGKTVKAQIWDTAGQERYRAITSAYYRGAVGALLVYDITKRQTFENVLRWLRELRDHADSNIVIMMAGNKSDLNHLRSVADEDGRSLAENEGLSFLETSALEASNIEKAFQTILSEIYHIISKKALAAQEAAGNLQVPGQGTAINITDSSVAKSKGCCST
- the LOC106391984 gene encoding protein phosphatase 2C 3; the encoded protein is MIFIQSIACYLTQFTQHSHSTSVIKRKISERDFPFFSEINIDDQQSSAKTILRVFFLNLFVMADICYDDEPSWSNRRRRIGVHRCRISPSEMQQTAVEDSEGVYKRNKQEENDIMNCASSPSRSSPDSEAEESVLLDVEITRDDVDAGEDSSVIPSKKTARETDPRPRYGAASVCGRRRDMEDAVAIHPSFVRKQTEFSRAKWHYFGVYDGHGCSHVATRCKERLHEIVQEEALSDRKEEWKKMMERSFTRMDNEVVRWGETVMSANCRCELQTPDCDAVGSTAVVSVITPEKIIVANCGDSRAVLCRNGKPVPLSTDHKPDRPDELYRIEEAGGRVIYWDGPRVLGVLAMSRAIGDNYLKPYVSSEPEVTVTDRTEEDEFLILASDGLWDVVTNEAACAMVHMYLSKRGGRGGGRRRETKECGEGKEEEEKVVVGSKKSGKKGEISDRACTEASVLLTKLALAKHSSDNVSVVVIDLRRRKKRHVA
- the LOC106391117 gene encoding methylsterol monooxygenase 2-2, translating into MASLVESGWQYLVTHFSDFQLACIGSFLLHESVFFLSGLPFIYLERQGFLTKYKIQAKNNTPAAQEKCITRLLLYHFCVNLPLMMASYPVFRAMGMRSSLPLPSWKEVSAQILFYFIIEDFVFYWGHRILHTKWLYKTVHSVHHEYATPFGLTSEYAHPAEILFLGFATIVGPALTGPHLITLWLWMVLRVLETVEAHCGYHFPWSLSNFLPLYGGADFHDYHHRLLYTKSGNYSSTFVYMDWIFGTDKGYRRLKSLKGNSELKQT
- the LOC106378721 gene encoding uncharacterized protein LOC106378721, with the translated sequence MKTSEQIPNLSRFNLSPFPDILSQSNVDDVFIDILGEIVGMGEITERKYAGHSTKLLDIQLRDLSETIIECTLWENHAEDVHSYMKNNKTRPVILIGSLMRTKKFNGNHFII